The Methanocalculus natronophilus genome contains the following window.
CTTGGAGCCAAAAAGATTATGCAGAGGCAGGAAGAGGGGATAAACCAGAACGGGGTGGTTAGACCCGGAACTGGCAGCGTGCTGCTCCTTCCTCGATCATACGTGCGAGTTCGGCTGCCCTCCTGCATATACCCACGATCAGATCTGGTTCACATGAGAACGTGTCTGATCCCTCAGAGGACTGCCTGGCGATCACCGTAAGGAGCCGCGAGAGCTGCTCAGGTGTCGCCCGCCGCATCGCAAGCGGCTGATCCCTGAGCTGGCGGGCTTCCCTGGATTCTGACCAGGAGATCCAGTCCAGATCCGGATCCACCCACCCAAGACGAGAGACGGTTTCGATAAACTGGTCTTTTGCATCCAAAGAGAGAGAGCGTGGGGCTGCCTCACCCCCAGGATCATCAAGGGTGCAGAAACACAGCCCCGGTTCATCACAGTCTGTCAGGCAGTCGGAAAGCCCCTTCAGGCGGTGAAGCAGCCCGGCAGTACCCGCATCCGTATCAGTATCATTTGTGGAGGCAGGGGTGGATTTATCCGGTACAGGCACAGAAAAATATTCTCTACTCAGAGAGGGAAGAAACTTTGCCAACACCATGCACCTTCGTGGAGTTTTTATAAGAGGGATGACAGTGGTTTTCACTTTCACCCTCCGCTCACTTTTCTTATATAGTCCAGAAACCGAGTATAGTATGCCGGGAGCATCCGGGGGAAGGAGTCTGTTGCAACCCAGCTCTTCCTGCTGTTCCTGTGCAACCCCCCATACTGTATTTTATCATATCCAGATCCACCATTTTTTCGTCACCGCCAATTCTTGTGTTGATGACTGGCTGAGCTGCTCTCTGCAACAGGGTCAGAGATAGCCGGGCAATCCTGCGGTGCAGGAGTCAGAGAGTCGGGTTCAGGGTTCCGGCTAATACCTGACGCATCCGGACGGCTTTCGTCGTGTTTTGGGCAA
Protein-coding sequences here:
- a CDS encoding DUF6508 domain-containing protein yields the protein MPVPDKSTPASTNDTDTDAGTAGLLHRLKGLSDCLTDCDEPGLCFCTLDDPGGEAAPRSLSLDAKDQFIETVSRLGWVDPDLDWISWSESREARQLRDQPLAMRRATPEQLSRLLTVIARQSSEGSDTFSCEPDLIVGICRRAAELARMIEEGAARCQFRV